The genomic interval TTGAGCAAGGGGATCGCCGATCCCCTGTTCGAACTGCTCAGTACCCACCCGGAAGCCCAGTATGACCTGCTGGAGTTTCGTCACGCGCTGGAAGGCATCTGTGCCTACTATGCCGCGCTGCGGGGGACTGAGGCCGACTTCGAGCGGATCCGCCTGGCGCAGTCCGCCATCGAAGAGGCGGGTCAGCAGGGGTCGCTGGTGGTCGAGTCGACCGCCGTCACCCAGTTCTATCTGGCGGTGGCGGAGGCGTCCCACAACGTGGTGCTGCTGCACCTGCTGCGGGCCATGGGCCCCATGCTCGAACAGAACATTTTACGAAATAACGAGATTTTGAATCGCCGTCCGGGAGTGGTAGCCAAGATCCGTCGCCATCGTGCGAGCCTGATCGAGGCTATCCTGTCGGGGGCTCCGGAGCGGGCCAGGGCTGCTTGTCATGAGCACCTGGCCTTTATCGAGGACACCTTGTTGGATATGCAGAGGGAAGACAGCCGGATCCAGCGATCCATGCGTCGGATCCGTCAGCAGGAAAACTAATCCCACAAGGCTTTATTGTCGAATGCTTGCGCCCTTCGCCGTGCAATGCCGTGCAATCACAACAAAATAGGAACCAGCCATGTCTGATATCCTGAAGAACGATGTGGACCCGATAGAAACGCTGGAGTGGCTTGCCTCTCTGGAATCCCTGCTGCGTGAAGAGGGTCCGCAACGCGCTCAGTTCATCCTTGAACAACTGGCCGAGAAAGCCCGCATCAGCGGTGTTGACGTGGCTGAGAAGGCGAATCGCGACTACATCAACACCATTCCTGCCAGCGACGAACCGGCTTACCCGGGCGACCTGGAGATGGAACGTCGCATCCGCGCCATCATCCGCTGGAATGCCATGATGATAGTGCTGCGCGCCTCCAAGAAAGACCTGGACCTCGGTGGTCACATGTCTTCCTTCGCCTCTTCCGCGACCATCTATGAAGTCTGCTACAACCACTTCTTCCGCGCTCGCAGCGAGAAGGACGGTGGCGATCTGGTCTACTTCCAGGGTCACATCTCCCCGGGCATCTACGCCCGTGCATTCGCCGAAGGTCGTCTGACCGAAGAGCAGCTGGACAACTTCCGTCAGGAAGTGGACGGTAAGGGCATTCCTTCCTACCCGCACCCGAAACTGATGCCGGACTTCTGGCAGTTCCCGACCGTTTCCATGGGTCTGGGCCCCATCGCCGCCATCTATCAGGCTCGCTTCCTGAAGTACCTGACCGACCGTGGTATCAAGGATTGCTCCGAGCAGACCGTTTACGCCTTCCTGGGTGACGGCGAGATGGACGAGCCGGAAGCCAAGGGTGCCCTGACCGTTGCCGTGCGTGAAAAGCTCGACAACCTGGTGTTCGTGGTCAACTGCAACCTGCAGCGTCTGGACGGTCCTGTTGTCGGCAACGGCAAGGTCATCAACGAGCTGGAAGGTCTCTTCGCTGGCGCCGGCTGGGATGTCACCAAGGTTATCTGGGGTCGCAAGTGGGATGAGCTGCTGAAGAAAGACACCTCTGGCAAGCTGATCCAGCTGATGAACGAGACCGTGGATGGCGACTATCAGACCATGAAGTCCCGTGACGGCGCTTACGTCCGTGAGCACTTCTTCAACCGTTACCCGGAAACCGCCGCGCTGGTCAAAGATATGACCGACGAGGAGATCTTCGCCCTGAACCGCGGTGGTCACGACCCCCGTAAACTGTTCGCCGCCTTCTCCAAGGCTGCAGCGACCAAGGGCAAGCCGACCGTCATCCTGGCCAAGACCATCAAGGGTTATGGCATGGGCGAAGCGGCCGAAGGCAAGAACATCGCTCACCAGGTCAAGAAGATGGATCTGGGCTCTGTGCGTCACCTGCGCGATCGTTTCAGCCTGCCGGTCACCGACGAGCAGCTGGAAAACCTGCCGTACCTGAAGATCGAAGAGGGTACCGAAGAGCACAAATACCTGCACGCCCGCCGTGCCGCGCTGAAGGGCTATGTACCGACCCGTCTGCGCGAGAGCACCACCAAGCTGGACATCCCGGCGCTGGATGCCTTCGGCCCGCTGCTGGGTGAGCAGGCACGCGAGATCTCCACCACAATGGCGTTCGTGCGTTCCCTGAACGTGCTGCTGAAAGACAAGTCCATCGGCAAGCGCATCGTTCCGATCCTGGCCGACGAAGCCCGTACCTTCGGTATGGAAGGTCTGTTCCGTCAGATCGGCATCTACAGCCCGCACGGTCAGCAATACACCCCGCAAGACCGTGACATCGTCTCCTACTACAAGGAAGACAAGCAGGGTCAGGTTCTGCAAGACGGTATCAACGAGCTGGGCGCCATGTCCTCCTGGCTGGCTGCTGCGACCTCTTACAGCACCAACGACTGCCCGATGATTCCGTTCTACATCTACTACTCCATGTTCGGCTTCCAGCGGATCGGCGACATGGCGTGGGCAGCCGGTGACCAGCAAGCCCGTGGCTTCCTGCTGGGCGCGACCTCCGGTCGTACCACTCTGAACGGTGAAGGTCTGCAGCACGAAGATGGTCACAGCCACATCCTGGCCGGCACCATCCCGAACTGCATCTCCTACGATCCGTCCTACGCCTATGAAGTAGCGGTGATCGTGCAGGACGGTCTGCGTCGCATGTACGGTGAGAAGCCGGAGAACGTCTTCTACTACATCACCACCCTGAACGAGAACTATGCCATGCCGGCCATGCCGGAAGGCGCCGAGGAAGGCATCCGCAAGGGTATCTACAAGCTGGAATCCGTGGCCGGTAACAAGGCCAAGGTACAGCTGCTGGGTTGTGGCTCCATCCTGGGCCACGTGCGTACCGCCGCCCAGATCCTGGCAAACGAGTACGGCGTCGGTTCCGACGTGTTCAGCGTGACCTCCTTCAACGAGCTGGCTCGTGATGGTCAGGACGCCGATCGCTGGAACATGCTGCACCCGACCGCTGCCGCCCGCGTACCCTACATCACCTCGGTGCTGGGTTCCGAAGCCACCATCGCCGCGACCGACTACATGAAGTCCTTCGCCGAGCAGGTGCGTGCCTTCGTGCCGACCGAGAACTACCGTGTACTGGGTACCGACGGTTACGGCCGTTCAGACAGCCGTGCCAACCTGCGTCGTCACTTCGAAGTGAACGAGTTCTATGTCGTTGTTGCTGCCCTGACCGAACTGGCCAAGCGCGGCGAGATCGACAAGCAGGTTGTGGCCGACGCCATCGCCAAATACGGCATCGATGCCGACAAGGTTAACCCGCTGTACGCGTAAGAGGATTGAGCGCCCTGTCCGGACTTGCGTGACAGGGCCTTGCCCAGGTTAATGCGACATAAGGGTAAGAGGAGATACACAGGGTCCGGACGGCAACAACGAGCCGGAACCTGCTCTTGCCAAGGTTAACGCGATAAACGTACGCGTAAGAGGATAAAGCACAATGTCCAAACAGATTATGGTGCCGGATATCGGTGCCGATGAAGTGGAAGTGACCGAGATCATGGTCGCCGTGGGTGACAAGGTCGAGCTCGACCAGTCCCTGATCGCCGTGGAGGGTGACAAGGCCTCCATGGAAGTCCCGGCCCCTGCCGCCGGTATCGTCAAAGAGATCCTGATCAAGGTGGGCGACAAGGTTGCCACCGGTTCCCAGATCATGATCTTCGAAGCGGAAGGCGCTGCTGCCGCCGCTCCGGCTCAGGCTGCCGCTCCGGTTGCCGCTGCACCGGCTGCCCCTGTTGCTGCCGCTGCCAAAGACGTGCACGTGCCGGACATCGGTGACGACGAAGTCGAAGTGACCGAGATCATGGTTGCCGTGGGCGACATGGTCGAAGCCGACCAGTCCATCATCGCCGTGGAAGGTGACAAGGCCTCCATGGAAGTACCGGCGCCGTTCGCGGGCCGCGTGGTCGAGATCAAGGTTGCCGCCGGCGCCAAGGTCTCTACCGGTTCCCTGGTGATGGTATTCGAAGTGGCGGGCGCCGCACCTGCTGCCGTGGCTGCTCCGGCTCCTGCCGCCGCCCCTGTGGCTGCTGCTGCCCCGGTTGCTGCCGGTGCCAAAGACGTCAACGTGCCGGACATCGGCGGTGACGAAGTGGAAGTGACCGAGATCATGGTCGCCGTGGGTGACAAGGTCGAAGCCGACCAGTCCCTGATCGCGGTGGAAGGTGACAAGGCCTCCATGGAAGTGCCAGCGCCGTTCGCCGGTGTGGTCAAGGAGATCAAGGTGAAGGCCGGTGACAAGGTCTCTACCGGTTCCCTGATCATGGTATTCGAAGTGGCTGGTGCTGCCCCTGCCGCCGCTCCGGTTGCGCAAGCTGCTGCCCCCGTTGCCGCTGCTCCTGCCGCCGCCCCGGTTGCTCAGGCTGCTGCCCCGGCTGCCGCTTCTTCCGACTTCGTGGCCAACGATGCCTACGTCCACGCCTCCCCGGCGGTACGCCGTCTGGCGCGCGAGTTCGGTGTCAATCTGGCCAAGGTGAAGGCCTCAGGTCGCAAGGGCCGTATCGTCAAAGAAGACGTGCAGGCTTACGTGAAGGATGCGGTCAAGCGCGCCGAGTCTACACCGGCTGCAGGTCAAGGCACTGGCAACGGCATGAGCGTGCTGCCGTGGCCGAAGGTGGACTTCAGCAAGTTCGGTCCGGTCGAAGAGCTGGAACTGACCCGGATCCAGAAGATCTCCGGTCCTGCCCTGCATCGCAACTGGGCCATGATCCCTCATGTCACCCAGTTCGACGAAGCCGACACCACCGAGCTGGAAGCCTTCCGCAAAGAGCAGAACATCCTGGCCGAGAAGCAGAAGCTGGACGTGAAGATCACCCCGCTGGTGTTCATCCTGAAGGCGGCCGCCAAGGCCCTGGAAGCGCACCCGCGCTTCTGCAGCGCCCTGTCCGAAGATGGCACCAAGCTGATCATGAAGAAGTACATCCACATCGGTGTGGCGGTAGACACTCCGGGGGGCCTGGTTGTGCCGGTCGTTCGCGACGTCAACAAGAAGGGCATCCATGAGCTGTCCCGCGATCTGGCCGAGATCTCCAAGAAGGCCCGTGCCGGCAAGCTGACCGCTGCCGACATGCAAGGTGGTTGCTTCACCATATCCAGCCTGGGTGGCATCGGCGGTACCAGCTTTACCCCGATCGTCAATGCGCCGGAAGTCGCCATCCTGGGCGTCTCCAAGTCCGACTTCAAACCGAAGTGGAACGGCAAGGAGTTCGAACCGCGCCTGATGCTGCCGCTGGCCCTGAGCTATGACCACCGTGTCATCGACGGCGCCGATGGTGCTCGCTTCATCACCACCCTGAGTGGTGTGCTGTCCGACATTCGTCGACTGGTTCTGTAAATGTAAATGAGAGGGCGAGCACAGAGCTCGCCCTTTTCACTTCTCATTTCATTAACAAAATTATAAACTTGCCCCGTTTTTTTCACGGCTGCAGCCGCCTTCTTTGGCATAAGACTGTGCTGTCCGGGGATATAGAACGACAAAGAGGTCATGATGAGTAAAGAAATCAAAACTCAGGTCGTAGTACTGGGTGCTGGCCCTGCCGGTTATTCCGCTGCTTTCCGTGCCGCCGATCTGGGTCTGGATACCGTTATCGTCGAGCGCTACTCCACCCTGGGTGGCGTCTGCCTCAACGTGGGCTGCATCCCGTCAAAGGCGCTGCTGCACGTTGCCAAAGTGATCGAAGAAGCCAAGGCGCTGGCCGAGCACGGCATCGTCTTCGGTGCCCCTCAGACCGACATCGACAAGGTGCGTCTGTGGAAAGAGAAGGTCATCAATCAGCTGACCGGCGGTCTGGCCGGTATGGCCAAGATGCGTAAAGTCCAGGTTGTGAACGGCTTCGGCAAGTTCACCGGCCCGAACACCCTCGAAGTGGAAGGCGCCGACGGCAAGACCACCGTCACCTTCGACAACGCCATCATCGCGGCCGGTTCCCGTCCGGTGAAGCTGCCCTTCATCCCCCACGATGACCCCCGCGTCTGGGATTCGACCGATGCGCTGGAACTGACCACAGTACCGGGCAAGCTGCTGGTTATCGGCGGTGGCATCATCGGTCTGGAGATGGGTACCGTTTACTCCTCCCTGGGTTCCGAGATCGACGTGGTGGAATTTGCCGATCAGCTGGTACCGGCTGCGGACAAAGACATCGTCAAGATCTACACCAAGCGCGTTGCCAAGAAATTCAACATCATGCTGGAGACCAAGGTCACTGCAGTTGAAGCCCGTGAAGACGGCCTGTACGTCTCCTACGAAGGCAAGCACGCCCCGGCCGAACCGGTTCGCTACGACAACGTGCTGGTCGCGGTCGGTCGTGTGCCGAACGGCAAGCTGATGGACGCCGAGAAAGCCGGTGTTGCCGTCAACGAGCGCGGTTTCATCGAAGTGGACAAGCAGCTGCGTACCAACGTTCCGCACATCCATGCCATCGGTGACATCGTCGGTCAGCCGATGCTGGCTCACAAGGGTGTGCACGAAGGCCACGTGGCGGCCGAAGTCATCGCCGGCAAGAAGCACTACTTCGACCCGAAAGTGATCCCGTCCATCGCCTACACCGAGCCAGAGATGGCCTGGGTCGGTCTGACCGAGAAGGAAGCCAAGCAACAGGGCCTGAACTTCGAAGTCGCCACCTTCCCCTGGGCTGCCTCCGGCCGCGCCATCGCCTCCGATTGCGCCGACGGCATGACCAAGCTGATCTTCGACAAGGACAGCAACCGCGTCATCGGTGGTGCCATTGTTGGTACCAACGGTGGTGAGCTGCTGGGCGAGATCGGTCTGGCCATCGAGATGGGTGCCGACGCCGAAGATCTGGCGCTGACCATCCACGCTCACCCGACTCTGCACGAGTCCGTGGGCCTGGCAGCCGAAGTGTTCGAAGGCTCCATCACCGATCTGCCGAACGCCAAGGCCAAGAAGAAAAAGTAATTTTCTTCTCCGCTTGCATAAAAAAGCCGCTCGAATGAGCGGCTTTTTTGTTTCTTCATGAGAAAAGAGATTTGTTCGAGGCCTCTTGCTATGCTGAGGCCTGTCATATCAAGCGACGATCTGCCAATGCAAGCACCTGCCATACCCGATTACGAACGACAGCGTCTCGATGCCTTGCGGCGTCTCGCCATTCTGGACAGCTCGGCCGAGGAGCGATTCGACCGCATCACCCGGATGGCGCGCAACCTGTTCGAGGTTCCCATCTCGCTGATCTCTCTGGTGGATGAGGAACGGCAGTGGTTCAAGTCCCGCTGTGGCCTGGATGCGCAGGAGACCCCCCGCGACATCTCCTTCTGCGGTCATGCGATCCTAGGCGAGGAGATCTTCGTGGTGGAGGACACTGCCCTGGATCTGCGCTTCGCCGACAATCCCCTGGTGCTGGGGGATCCCTACATTCGCTTCTATGCCGGCAGCCCCTTGCAGCTTGCGGGGGGCCACAAGGTGGGTACCCTCTGCCTCATAGATCGCAGGCCACGCCTGCTGGATGAGCGCCAGAAGTCACTGTTGGTGGATCTGGCGGGCATGGTGGAGCACGAGTTGGCGGCCATTCAACTGGCCATCCTGGACGAGCTGACCGGCATCACCAATCGCCGCGGTTTCATCATGCTGGGGCAAAAGTGCCTGCAGCTCTCCCATCGGCAGGGACAGGAGGCGAGCTTGCTGTTCCTCGATCTCAACCGTTTCAAGGAGATTAACGACACCTTGGGGCACGAGGTGGGGGATGACGCCCTGCGTCAGATGGCGGCCCTGCTGTCCCGGGTGTTTCGCAACGCCGATATCTTTGCCCGTCTGGGGGGCGACGAGTTCGTGGTGCTGCTGCCCGGCATAGGGCCCGAGCTGGTGTCACGGGTGCTGGTCCGCTTCGATGAGGCGCTGGCTAGCTTCAACCGGGAGGCGGGCAAACCCTATCTGCTGACCTGCTCCACAGGGGTGGCTCACTATGATCCGGCGTTGCCCCCCGAATTGGAGCTACTGCTGCAACAGGCGGACAAGCAGATGTACGACCACAAAAAAAGGCGCTAGCAGCGCCCCTTCTTGGCCTGTCCCGGTGGACAGAAGTGACCCCTGTGGCCGCCATGATAGTCATCGTAGTAATAGCCATCATGATGGCCATCGTAGACCCGGATCCGGGTGTCATCCAGGCTGACATCGGCGCCGTGCACCCGCACCGGGCCGCTGCTACAGGCTGACAACAACGCGCCCAGTACCATTACCATCATCAGTTTGCCCATATTGTTCTCCTTCACTCTCCTTTGATTATGCGGTATTCCGGCAGCGACCCTGAGTCAGATTTGCGCCGCAGCGTCATGGCTTGCCGTTGTCACAAAACAGGGAGCGCTGCGGCGCTCCCTGGGTGAGGGGGTGGAGAGTGGGAGACTCAGAGCCGGAAGTTGCCGACCAGCTTGTCGAGCTCGCCGGAGAGCTGCTGCAGACTGCGGCTGGACTCCGTCAGCTGGTGGGCGATGTCGGCTGTCTCCATGGTGAGCTGGTTGATGTCCTCCACGTTGCGGTTGATCTCCCCCACCACGCTGGATTGCTCCTCGGTGGCGGTGGCGACCTGGATGTTCATGTCGCTGATCTGGGTGATGTGGGCGGTGATCTGGCCGAGCGCCCCGTTGGCGGCATCGGCCTGGGTCACCACTTCCAGACTCTGGTTGCGGCCCTGGGCCATGGCGCTGACGGCGCGAGCGCTCTGCTCCTGGAGGCGGTTGATCATGCCCTGGATCTCGGCGGTGGAGGCGGCGGAGCGGCTGGCGAGGTTGCGCACCTCGTCGGCCACAACGGCGAAGCCGCGACCCTGTTCACCGGCGCGGGCGGCCTCGATGGCGGCGTTCAGCGCCAGCAGGTTGGTCTGCTCCGAGATGCTGCGGATGGTGTCGAGTATGCTGCCGATGGAGTCGGTCTGGCTCGCCAGGGATTCGATGACTCCGGCCACCTGCTCGATTTCACCGGAGAGACCGACGATGCCGTGGCGGGCCTGCGCCACCACGACCGCACCCGCATCGGCCTGATCGTTGGCCTGCCTGGCCACATCGGCGGCGAGGGACGCATTGCCGGCGATCTCGCTGACGGTGGCGCCCATCTCGTGGATGGCGGTGGCGACCTGGACGGTGCGATCCCGCTGGGCGGTGCAGTTGTGCTGGGTCAGCTGGGCCTTGGCGGCCACCTCGTTGGCGGTGGCGGCGAGCTGGCGGGAGTTGTTCGCCACCTGCTCGATGGAGCCATGGATCTTGGCGACGAAGTTGTTGAAACCGGTGGCGACCTGGCTCAGTTCGTCCCGTCCTTCCACCTTGAGGCGCTGGGTCAGATCCCCGTCACCACTGCCCAGTTCCCGGAACAGGCGAGCCAGTTCGTTGAGGGGGCGACTGACGGAGCCAGCCAGCAGGACGCCAAGCAGCCCCATGCCGACGGCGATGAGCAGGCTCACCAGCACTATGTGCAGCCGCGCCTTGTCCAGCTCGGCATAGATCTCGGCTTCCGGCACCTGGGCTACCAGATACCAGTCGAGCAGGGGAATGTAGCTGGTGGCGAGCACCACGGGCTGGCCATCTATTTCGGCGTGGGTGGCGGCAAAGGGCTGCTTGGTCATCAGTGCGCCGGCGCCCGGGCCTGCCAGCTGACTCAGGCTGTCGCGGTCGATGCGAGCGGCGTCCGGGTGCAGTTTCACCTTGCCGCTGCCATCTGTCATGAAGACGAAGCCGCTGTCGCCGATGCGGAAGTTGGCGAGCATGCTGACCATGCTGTCGAGAGACTTTGCGAGCCCGGCCAGACCGCGCCCGTCGAGCTGCTGGAAGTTGACGAACAGCTTCACCTCGCCATTGCTCTCGCGAAAGATGCTGAGCATCAGGTCCTGTCCGCTCTTGGTGTAGTCGTAGAACCAGTTGTCCTGTTCATGGTTCAGGATGCGCAGGAAGCCGTCCTGGTTGTAGTAGGCGGCGCTCTGGCGATCGGCGAAGGAGGCGGTGACCAGGCCATACTGGCTGGTCATGTCCTTGAGCTGGTCGATGAGGATGGACTCCTGCTCCTTGGGCATGCCGCGGGCCACCCAGTCCAGCACGAAGCGATCATTGGCCAGCTGCCTGGCGGCGCTCGCGACCGAGGTGAGATCCTTCTCGATCTCCTTGCCGATCCGCTGGGTCAGGTTGGGCAGCTCCTGCTCGAACATGCGGGTCTCGATCAGCTGCTGGGCCGAGCGCTGGCTGAAGTAGCCCACCAGCAGGCAGGAGAGAGCCACGGCGAGGATGACGGTGGCCAGAATTTTCTGTTTGAGTGTCAGGCTTGCGAACATAAGGGTGACTCGGGGTGTGGGCCTAAGGTTGAGTACATATTAACGGCTGGCCGGGCGCGCTCTTGAGGTGGTGGCGGCGATTATTGCCGATTAACGTTTGCGATCACATCAGGTCGGGACTGAATTGGGGCCTGGCATCCCTGACCCTGTCGTTGAAGGGCGATGACATCTCGCCAGCGCGGCCGGTTGCAGTTAAAGTTCTTCAACTTATCGCTGGCGGCGCCCACGTCGGCGGAAAGCTCACTCGACTCGCACGGATCAATGGACACTCATATGCGCATCTTTCATCGGGGATGGACCCATCTGCTTATGCTTCTGCTGGCGACCCTGCCGCTCATGGCGGCCGCACAGGCCGGCGATACCGCCCAGGTGCGAGGCGGTAGCGCCAAGGCTGACCGACCCAGGATAGCCCTGGTGCTGAGCGGCGGCGGCGCCAAGGGGGCGGCCCACATAGGGGTGCTCAAGGTGCTGGAGGAGAAGCGCATCCCGGTCGACATCGTCGTCGGCACCAGCATGGGCTCCTACGTGGCGGGCATGTACGCCATGGGGCTCAGTGCCGAGGAGGTGGAGCGGATAACGCTCGCCATCGACTGGAACAAGGGTTATCAGGACAAGGTCGGTCGTGACGAGCTCTCCCTGCGCAAGAAGCAGCAGAGCGAGAAGTACCAGCTGCGCACCGACATCGGAGTCAACGGGGATTCCACCCAGTTGCCTGACGGTTTCTTCCAGGGCCAATCCATGGCCAGCCTGCTGCGCCATGCCACCTCCAACCTGCCGGCGCAGAAGAGCTTCGACGATCTGCCCATTCCCTACCGCGCCGTGGCCACCGACATGGAGACTGTGACCCCCTTCGTGCTGGACAGTGGCAGCCTGGCCAAGGCGATGCAGGCCTCCATGTCCATCCCCGGCGCCCTCAAGCCCGTGGAGTGGGAGGGGCACATCCTGGCCGACGGCGGCACCGTCAACAACATGCCGGTGGACGTGGCCAAGGCCATGGGGGCCGACGTGGTGATAGCGGTGGACATAGGGGCCAAGCTGCGCACCCGGGAGTCGCTGAAGTCGGGGCTAGCCATGATAGATCAGCTCACCACCTACATGACCCAGGTCGGCACCGAGAAGCAGAAGGCGCTGCTGGGGCCGAAGGATGTGCTGCTCAGCCCTGAGTTTGGCAACATGGGGATCGCCGACTTTGTCCTGATGCCCGAGGGGATCAAGCAGGGAGAGGCGGTGGCCAACCGGGCCTCTGCCCAGCTCGATGCCTTGTCGCTCTCCCCCGACGCTTACGCGGATTACCGCAACAAGAAGCTGAGCCGCCGTGCCGAACGCAGCGGCCAGCCGGCCTACTACATCGACAAGGTGGAGATCCTCAACAAGTCGCGCCTCTCCGACGACACTGTGCGTGGCATGTTCAAGATACGTCCGGACAAGGTACAGACCTATGAGAGCCTGGAAGCGGGCATTCGCCGGCTCTATGCGCTGGAGTCGTTCGATCGCATCACCTACGAGGTGGAGGAGCGGGACGGCGAGAACGTGCTGGTGGTGGATGCCAGCGAGAAGAACTGGGGGCCGGGCTATCTCAACTTCCAGCTCGGCTTCTCCGATGACTTCGAGAGCAGCTCCAACTACAACGTCGGCATGTCCTACACCCTGACCAACGTCAACGACTGGGGCGCCGAGTGGCTGACCGAGGCGTCGCTCGGCACGGCCAAGCACCTCAAGACCGACTTCTACACGCCGCTGGAGCCCTCCCAGACCTTCTATGGCGAGGCGAGCCTGGCCTATGACAAGACCCAGCGCCGGGTCTTCTTCCCGGAGGAGGATGTGCAACTGTCTGGAGTCCGTTATCTGGACTCGGAGTACAGCTTCACCAGTGTGGATCTCGCCGTCGGCTGGAATCGTCAACCCTGGAGCAGGTTGTCCCTGGGGCTGGAGGGCAAGGTCGGCGGGGTCGATATCCAGAATATCGCCAATGCGGATGCGGACGCTTCCGCCTGGGGTCCCTATGTCCGTTTCGAACACGACACCCTCGACAGCCGCTACTTCCCCTACGCGGGGATCTACTGGGACATCAAGGGGGGATATTCCCATATCGAGCTTGATCCGTCCGAAGGTCCCTCCGAGCAGACCGAGGGGCTCAACTATCACCTGGTGATGGTCAAGCCCTGGTCCTGGGACAGGCACAGCCTCAACCTGATGCTGGAAGGGGGTGGCTCCACCTCGCAGGAAACTGTGCCCCTGTTCGTGCAGGATCTGGGGGGGCTGTTCCGTATGTCCGGCTTCCAGCACTACCAGCTGAGTGGCCGCTACAGCCTGTTCAGCGGTCTGCGCTACATCTACCGGGTGGCGGACAACGACTTCGGTGCCTTCAAGGCCCCCCTGTTCCTCGGGGGCTCCCTCGAGCAGGGCGGGGTCTGGGACAAGGGGAGCGACATCAGTCTGGAGTCCTCCTATACCGCCGGCTCCGTCTATGTGGGGGTGGAGAGCTTCCTCGGCCCCATCTTCCTCGGCTATGGCATGGCGGAGGGGGGGCACGACATGTTCTATCTGCAAT from Aeromonas rivipollensis carries:
- the aceE gene encoding pyruvate dehydrogenase (acetyl-transferring), homodimeric type, giving the protein MSDILKNDVDPIETLEWLASLESLLREEGPQRAQFILEQLAEKARISGVDVAEKANRDYINTIPASDEPAYPGDLEMERRIRAIIRWNAMMIVLRASKKDLDLGGHMSSFASSATIYEVCYNHFFRARSEKDGGDLVYFQGHISPGIYARAFAEGRLTEEQLDNFRQEVDGKGIPSYPHPKLMPDFWQFPTVSMGLGPIAAIYQARFLKYLTDRGIKDCSEQTVYAFLGDGEMDEPEAKGALTVAVREKLDNLVFVVNCNLQRLDGPVVGNGKVINELEGLFAGAGWDVTKVIWGRKWDELLKKDTSGKLIQLMNETVDGDYQTMKSRDGAYVREHFFNRYPETAALVKDMTDEEIFALNRGGHDPRKLFAAFSKAAATKGKPTVILAKTIKGYGMGEAAEGKNIAHQVKKMDLGSVRHLRDRFSLPVTDEQLENLPYLKIEEGTEEHKYLHARRAALKGYVPTRLRESTTKLDIPALDAFGPLLGEQAREISTTMAFVRSLNVLLKDKSIGKRIVPILADEARTFGMEGLFRQIGIYSPHGQQYTPQDRDIVSYYKEDKQGQVLQDGINELGAMSSWLAAATSYSTNDCPMIPFYIYYSMFGFQRIGDMAWAAGDQQARGFLLGATSGRTTLNGEGLQHEDGHSHILAGTIPNCISYDPSYAYEVAVIVQDGLRRMYGEKPENVFYYITTLNENYAMPAMPEGAEEGIRKGIYKLESVAGNKAKVQLLGCGSILGHVRTAAQILANEYGVGSDVFSVTSFNELARDGQDADRWNMLHPTAAARVPYITSVLGSEATIAATDYMKSFAEQVRAFVPTENYRVLGTDGYGRSDSRANLRRHFEVNEFYVVVAALTELAKRGEIDKQVVADAIAKYGIDADKVNPLYA
- a CDS encoding sensor domain-containing diguanylate cyclase; protein product: MQAPAIPDYERQRLDALRRLAILDSSAEERFDRITRMARNLFEVPISLISLVDEERQWFKSRCGLDAQETPRDISFCGHAILGEEIFVVEDTALDLRFADNPLVLGDPYIRFYAGSPLQLAGGHKVGTLCLIDRRPRLLDERQKSLLVDLAGMVEHELAAIQLAILDELTGITNRRGFIMLGQKCLQLSHRQGQEASLLFLDLNRFKEINDTLGHEVGDDALRQMAALLSRVFRNADIFARLGGDEFVVLLPGIGPELVSRVLVRFDEALASFNREAGKPYLLTCSTGVAHYDPALPPELELLLQQADKQMYDHKKRR
- the lpdA gene encoding dihydrolipoyl dehydrogenase, translated to MSKEIKTQVVVLGAGPAGYSAAFRAADLGLDTVIVERYSTLGGVCLNVGCIPSKALLHVAKVIEEAKALAEHGIVFGAPQTDIDKVRLWKEKVINQLTGGLAGMAKMRKVQVVNGFGKFTGPNTLEVEGADGKTTVTFDNAIIAAGSRPVKLPFIPHDDPRVWDSTDALELTTVPGKLLVIGGGIIGLEMGTVYSSLGSEIDVVEFADQLVPAADKDIVKIYTKRVAKKFNIMLETKVTAVEAREDGLYVSYEGKHAPAEPVRYDNVLVAVGRVPNGKLMDAEKAGVAVNERGFIEVDKQLRTNVPHIHAIGDIVGQPMLAHKGVHEGHVAAEVIAGKKHYFDPKVIPSIAYTEPEMAWVGLTEKEAKQQGLNFEVATFPWAASGRAIASDCADGMTKLIFDKDSNRVIGGAIVGTNGGELLGEIGLAIEMGADAEDLALTIHAHPTLHESVGLAAEVFEGSITDLPNAKAKKKK
- the aceF gene encoding pyruvate dehydrogenase complex dihydrolipoyllysine-residue acetyltransferase, whose protein sequence is MSKQIMVPDIGADEVEVTEIMVAVGDKVELDQSLIAVEGDKASMEVPAPAAGIVKEILIKVGDKVATGSQIMIFEAEGAAAAAPAQAAAPVAAAPAAPVAAAAKDVHVPDIGDDEVEVTEIMVAVGDMVEADQSIIAVEGDKASMEVPAPFAGRVVEIKVAAGAKVSTGSLVMVFEVAGAAPAAVAAPAPAAAPVAAAAPVAAGAKDVNVPDIGGDEVEVTEIMVAVGDKVEADQSLIAVEGDKASMEVPAPFAGVVKEIKVKAGDKVSTGSLIMVFEVAGAAPAAAPVAQAAAPVAAAPAAAPVAQAAAPAAASSDFVANDAYVHASPAVRRLAREFGVNLAKVKASGRKGRIVKEDVQAYVKDAVKRAESTPAAGQGTGNGMSVLPWPKVDFSKFGPVEELELTRIQKISGPALHRNWAMIPHVTQFDEADTTELEAFRKEQNILAEKQKLDVKITPLVFILKAAAKALEAHPRFCSALSEDGTKLIMKKYIHIGVAVDTPGGLVVPVVRDVNKKGIHELSRDLAEISKKARAGKLTAADMQGGCFTISSLGGIGGTSFTPIVNAPEVAILGVSKSDFKPKWNGKEFEPRLMLPLALSYDHRVIDGADGARFITTLSGVLSDIRRLVL
- the pdhR gene encoding pyruvate dehydrogenase complex transcriptional repressor PdhR codes for the protein MPYIKITQPKLADAIVAELESMILEGSLQPGQKLPPERELAIQFQVSRPSLREAIQRLEARGLLYRRQGGGTYVQNALSKGIADPLFELLSTHPEAQYDLLEFRHALEGICAYYAALRGTEADFERIRLAQSAIEEAGQQGSLVVESTAVTQFYLAVAEASHNVVLLHLLRAMGPMLEQNILRNNEILNRRPGVVAKIRRHRASLIEAILSGAPERARAACHEHLAFIEDTLLDMQREDSRIQRSMRRIRQQEN